The Plantactinospora sp. KBS50 sequence GGCACGTGGTGGCGGCCGCCTTCGAGGAGCCCACGCTCTTCTCGATGTCGGTCTGGGAGAACCTCACCCTCGGCCGCCCGGACGCCGACGAGGAGGAGGTCCGCGCCGCGCTCGCGGTGGCGCAGGCCGACTTCGTGTACGAGCTGCCGTGGGGGCTGTCGACCCGGATCGGCGAGCAGGGGCTGTCGCTGTCCGGTGGACAGCGGCAGCGGCTCGCGCTGGCCCGCGCGGTGCTCAGCCGGCCCCGGGTGCTGGTGCTGGACGACCCGCTGTCCGCGCTGGACGTGCACACCGAGGCGCTGGTGGAGCGGGCGCTCGCCCGGGTGCTGCGCGGCACCACCGCGCTGGTGGTGGTGCACCGGCCGTCGACCGTGTCGCTGGCCGACCGGGTGGCGCTGCTGGAGGGGGGCCGGATCACCGCCGTGGGCAGCCACTCCGAACTGCTGGCCACGGTGCCGGCGTACCGGGCCGTGCTGGCCGCCGGCGATGCCGCCGCGGACGCCGCGATCGGGGAAGCCGCGATCGGGGAAGCCGTCACCGCGGACGCCGCTGCGGACGCCGCCGGTGACGCCAGCGCGGACACCGGCGGCGAGCCGGCGGCGACGGGACCGGCGACCGCCGACGAGTGGGGGCTGGCCCGCTCATGACGCTCGGCACCTCGACCGACCGGACCGCCTCGCCGACCGGACCGCCGACCGACGGGACGCGCCCGGACATCGCCAGTTGGCGGGGCCGGGCCGTCGATGTCGACGCCGACCGGACCGCCGCCGAGGACACCAGCGCGCTCGCGGTGGCGCTGCTGCGCGCCCGCAGCCGGGCGCTGCTGCGTTCGCTGCTCCGCCCGCACCGGCGGCTGCTGCTCGTGACGGTGCTGCTGCTGCTCGTGCAGAACGCCGCGGCGATGGCCGGACCGTACCTGGTGATGCTCGGCATCGACCGGGCGATCGGGCCGCTCAAGGCCGGGAACTGGGCGCCGCTGACCGCGATCGGCGTGGTCTTCGTGCTGGCCGCCTTCGCCGACTACGCGGGCAAGCGCGGCTTCCTCACCCTGTCCGCCCGGATCGGCCAGGCCGTGCTGTTCGACCTGCGCCGCCGGGTGTACGACCACTTCCTGCGGCTGTCCGTCGGCTTCCACGAGCGGTACACCTCCGGCCGGGTGGTGGCCCGGTTGACCAGCGACATGGACTCGATCGCCGAACTCGCCGACGGCGGCATCGACGACCTCGTGCTGGCCGCCCTGTCGATCGTCTCGGTGGCCGGCATCCTGCTCTGGCTGGACACCCCGCTGGCCGCCGCGACGCTGCTGGCCTTCCCGTTCCTGCTCGCGCTGTCGGTCTGGTTCGCCCGGGCCAGCGCGGTGGCCTACCGGCGCACCCGCGAGGCCATCGCGCTGGTGATCGTGCACTTCGTCGAGTCGCTCGGCGGCATCCGCGCGGTGCAGGCGTTCCGTCGGGAGCCGCGCAACCAGCAGATCTTCGACGCGGTGAACGAGGACTACCGGAAGGTGAACCTGCGCGCCTTCCGGCTGCTCGCCAAGTACTCGCCGGGCATCAAGGTGATCGGCAACGTCACCATCGCGGTGGTGCTCACCTACGGCGGTTGGCGGGTGCTGCACGGCCGGATGGGCGTCGGCGTGCTGGCGGCGTTCCTGCTCTACCTGCGCCGCTTCTTCGAGCCGATGCAGGAGCTGAGCCAGTTCTACAACTCCCTCCAGTCGGCCACCGCCGCGCTGGAGAAGCTCTCCGGCGTACTGGACGAACGTCCGGCGGTGGCCGAGCCGGACCCGCCCGTCGCGCTGCCCACGGGAGCCGGACGCGGCCGGATCGAGTTCCGGGGCGTGAGCTTCGGCTACCGGCCGGACACGCTGATCCTGCCCGAACTCGACCTCGCGGTGCCGGCCGGGCAGACCGTGGCGCTGGTCGGGGCGACCGGCGCCGGCAAGTCCACCATCGCCAAGCTGGTCTCCCGGTTCTACGACCCGACCGGCGGCAGCGTCCTGCTGGACGGGGTGAACCTGCGCGACGTCGCCGAGGGCGACCTGCGGCGGGCGGTGGTGATGGTCACCCAGGAGACCCACCTGTTCGCCGGCACCGTGGCGGACAACATCCGCTTCGGCCGTCCCGAGGCCACCGACGAGCAGGTGGTGGCGGCGGCCCAAGCGATCGGCGCCGACGGCTTCATCGCCGCCCTTCCGGACGGCTACGACACCGACGTGCACCGCCGGGGCGGCCGGCTCTCCGCCGGGCAGCGGCAGCTCGTGGCGTTCGCCCGGGCGTTCCTCGCCGACCCGGCGGTGCTGATCCTCGACGAGGCCACCTCGGCGCTGGACGTGCCGAGCGAACGGCTGGTGCAGCGGGCGCTGCGGACCATCCTGCACGAACGCACCGCGCTGGTGATCGCGCACCGGCTGTCGACCGTGGAGATCGCCGACCGGGTGCTGGTGCTCGAACAGGGTCGGATCGTCGAGGACGGGCCGCCGGGCGAGCTGGTCGACACCGGCGGCCGGTACGCCGCGCTGCACCAGCAGTGGCGCGACAGCCTGGTGTGAGGGACGCGCCGGGGATGCCAGCACCCTGGGCGTCAGCACCCGGGAGCGGCGGCACCGGGGGTGTCAGCACCGGGGTGCCAGAACCGGGGTGTCAGCACGCTGGGCGTCAGAACCGGGGTGTCAGAACCGGGAGCGGCGGCACCGGGGGGTCAGAACCCGCGCAGGAAGCGCAGGCCGAGCAGGAACGCCAGCACCGCCGGACCGATCGCCAGGGTGACCGCCGGCAGCCGGTACGGCATCCGGTGCCGGGCCGCCTCCACCCCGTTCGCGGCGATCACCAGGCCGGCCGCCATGAGGAAGGCGCCCCACCAGCCGGCCGGCAGTCGCACCCGGCCGGTGTGCCCCAGCAGGAACGCGACGCCGAGCCCGACGACGACCAGGCCCAGCAGGGCGACCGTCCGGTGCAGCACCCGCAGCAGCGGATGCTCCGGCCGCCAGAGGTAGGTGCCGGCGATCGACAGCGCCGGCAGGCTGATCATCAGCGGCCAGCCGAAGCCCATCGCCGCCAGCATCAGCAGGGCCCCGACGGCGGAGACCAGCACCCCCAGGCAGGCCACGA is a genomic window containing:
- a CDS encoding ABC transporter ATP-binding protein translates to MTLGTSTDRTASPTGPPTDGTRPDIASWRGRAVDVDADRTAAEDTSALAVALLRARSRALLRSLLRPHRRLLLVTVLLLLVQNAAAMAGPYLVMLGIDRAIGPLKAGNWAPLTAIGVVFVLAAFADYAGKRGFLTLSARIGQAVLFDLRRRVYDHFLRLSVGFHERYTSGRVVARLTSDMDSIAELADGGIDDLVLAALSIVSVAGILLWLDTPLAAATLLAFPFLLALSVWFARASAVAYRRTREAIALVIVHFVESLGGIRAVQAFRREPRNQQIFDAVNEDYRKVNLRAFRLLAKYSPGIKVIGNVTIAVVLTYGGWRVLHGRMGVGVLAAFLLYLRRFFEPMQELSQFYNSLQSATAALEKLSGVLDERPAVAEPDPPVALPTGAGRGRIEFRGVSFGYRPDTLILPELDLAVPAGQTVALVGATGAGKSTIAKLVSRFYDPTGGSVLLDGVNLRDVAEGDLRRAVVMVTQETHLFAGTVADNIRFGRPEATDEQVVAAAQAIGADGFIAALPDGYDTDVHRRGGRLSAGQRQLVAFARAFLADPAVLILDEATSALDVPSERLVQRALRTILHERTALVIAHRLSTVEIADRVLVLEQGRIVEDGPPGELVDTGGRYAALHQQWRDSLV